Proteins encoded within one genomic window of Formosa agariphila KMM 3901:
- a CDS encoding enoyl-CoA hydratase/isomerase family protein, whose protein sequence is MIFNILSEFQGGITTITINRPKKLNALNIDTIKELHKAFKAADKDIETRVIIITGSGEKAFVAGADISEFSNFDVAKGAKLAEKGQELLFNFVQDLSTPVIAAVNGFALGGGLELAMACHFRVASDNAKMGLPEVSLGVIPGYGGTQRLPQIVGKGRAMEMIMTAGMINSEQALSYGLVNYVVPQEELLEFCVGIANKIKKNSPKAIGEAIKSVNAGFKSGVNGYKKEIKGFGKCFGTEDFKEGTTAFLEKRKAEFTGK, encoded by the coding sequence ATGATTTTTAATATTTTATCAGAATTTCAAGGTGGTATCACGACAATTACCATTAATAGACCGAAAAAACTTAATGCATTAAATATAGATACTATAAAAGAGTTGCATAAAGCGTTTAAAGCGGCCGACAAAGACATTGAAACACGCGTAATTATAATTACAGGAAGCGGAGAAAAAGCTTTTGTTGCAGGAGCAGATATTAGTGAATTTTCTAATTTCGATGTTGCTAAAGGTGCTAAACTAGCAGAAAAAGGACAGGAATTGTTATTCAATTTTGTACAAGATTTATCGACACCAGTTATTGCGGCTGTAAATGGTTTTGCTTTAGGTGGCGGATTAGAACTAGCTATGGCATGTCATTTTAGAGTGGCTAGTGATAATGCTAAAATGGGGCTGCCAGAAGTGTCTTTAGGAGTTATACCGGGATATGGTGGTACACAACGTTTACCACAAATTGTGGGTAAAGGGCGGGCTATGGAAATGATTATGACAGCTGGAATGATTAATTCGGAACAGGCTTTAAGTTACGGTCTGGTAAATTACGTCGTTCCACAGGAAGAGTTGTTAGAGTTTTGTGTTGGCATTGCTAATAAAATCAAGAAGAATTCACCAAAAGCTATTGGTGAAGCAATTAAATCTGTAAATGCTGGATTTAAATCTGGAGTTAACGGTTATAAAAAAGAAATAAAAGGATTTGGTAAATGTTTCGGAACCGAAGATTTTAAAGAAGGAACAACAGCCTTTT